The following proteins are co-located in the Solanum pennellii chromosome 1, SPENNV200 genome:
- the LOC107015360 gene encoding uncharacterized protein LOC107015360, whose translation MKYQDNQHFSHHHILKKLVLDENEELQCQACENSIFVPFHGCISCNFYLHDNCLNAPRSLIHPSHPSHPLTLLPAPTYSSRSFTCNACGSEGRSCSLSCAHCEFDLHMQCALLPQTVLLPQHHYHELKLIFDSSFGDEDESCIFICDLCNGKVEHNSWLYYCADCDFGTHIECSSISKYVNKPKENAVITKSNEEFVISKSTKIPVGITDKKTSQNPKMKLVVESPVEKLAEELSEAEENALIMKPNLEEPINKEITEQVFNTSTKDPVRKTEKKFAKSVRVLNPKMKTVEKPADKSEEENEEILKPKEVSTTRKTKKKTDKNPGENPKKKPVSESSQDENSADKLRGGGEEEESSELTYYEAQRRLKEQHMKNMIILQAMDNAASYVGPSGGYYYY comes from the coding sequence ATGAAATATCAAGATAACCAACATTTCAGCCACcatcatattttgaaaaaacttgTTCTTGATGAAAATGAGGAACTTCAATGTCAAGCCTGTGAGAACTCCATTTTTGTGCCCTTTCATGGTTGCATCTCTTGCAATTTTTACCTCCATGACAACTGCCTCAACGCGCCTCGTTCTCTGATTCACCCTTCTCATCCCTCTCACCCTTTAACCCTTCTTCCAGCTCCTACTTATTCGAGCCGATCTTTTACTTGTAATGCCTGTGGATCTGAAGGAAGATCATGTAGCTTAAGTTGTGCTCATTGCGAGTTTGATCTGCACATGCAATGTGCCCTTTTGCCCCAAACTGTCTTACTTCCCCAACACCATTATCATGAACTTAAACTTATATTTGATTCCTCTTTTGGAGATGAGGATGAAAGTTGCATTTTTATTTGTGATCTCTGTAATGGAAAAGTAGAACATAATTCTTGGTTGTATTATTGTGCTGATTGTGATTTTGGAACACATATCGAATGTAGTAGCATTTCTAAGTATGTCAACAAACCAAAAGAAAATGCAGTCATCACGAAATCAAATGAAGAATTTGTCATTAGTAAATCAACAAAAATTCCAGTGGGGATAACAGATAAAAAAACATCCCAGAATCCCAAAATGAAGCTAGTAGTTGAATCTCCGGTTGAAAAACTAGCAGAGGAATTATCAGAAGCAGAAGAAAATGCATTGATCATGAAACCAAACCTGGAAGAACCAATCAACAAAGAAATTACTGAACAAGTATTCAATACATCAACAAAAGATCCTGTTAGGAAAACAGAGAAAAAATTTGCCAAGAGTGTTAGAGTACTAAATCCCAAAATGAAGACAGTAGAGAAACCAGCAGACAAatcagaagaagaaaatgaagagattCTGAAACCAAAGGAAGTATCAACaacaaggaaaacaaagaaaaaaacagaCAAGAATCCAGGAGAAAATCCCAAAAAGAAGCCAGTATCTGAATCGTCTCAAGACGAAAATTCAGCAGACAAATTacgaggaggaggagaagaagagGAGTCGTCAGAATTAACATATTATGAAGCTCAGCGCAGACTGAAAGAACAACACATGAAAAACATGATCATACTTCAAGCTATGGACAATGCTGCTAGCTACGTTGGGCCATCAGGgggttattattattattga